The DNA sequence TTTATTGGAGGTAAAACATGAAGGTTACGTTTTTAGGAACTGGTGCGGGTATTCCTGCAAAAGAGAGAAATGTCTCTTCTATCGCACTACACTTACATAATGATAGCTTGTTTTGGTTGTTTGATTGTGGAGAAGCAACGCAGCACCAAATATTACATACACCTATAAAGCTAAGAAAAATAAATAGCATTTTTATTAGTCATTTGCATGGCGATCATATCTTTGGCCTCCCAGGATTATTAGGAAGTCGCTCATTTCAAGGCGCTGAAACACCTTTAACGGTATATGGACCTGTTGGAATACAACATTTTATTGAAACATCTTTAAAGGTGAGCACCACTTATTTAAAGTATCCTATTCATTTTAAAGAGCTCGAGAATGATGGCGTCATATATGAAGATAATGAGTACATTGTTACTACTCAACTACTGGAGCATGGGATTGACTCCTATGGCTTTAGGGTTGATCAAAAGGAACAGGCTGGTTCTTTACTCATGGATAAAGTGGTTGCTGCCGGTATTCCTCCCGGGCCAATATTAAAGGATTTAAAAGTTGGTCGTTCTGTAACGTTACAGGACGGGAGAGTGTTTCATGGCGAAGACTTTATCGGTCCGCCGAAAAAGGGTAAATCTGTAGCGGTTTTAGGAGACACGAGATTTTCTTCTCGTTCGATAGCGCTTTGTAAAGGCGTTCATACGTTAGTACACGAAGCGACTTTTGCACATAAAGACGAGCAGATCGCACACGAGTACTTTCACGCGACTACAGAAGAAGCTGCTAAAGTAGCAAAGCTATCTCGTGTCGAGCAGCTTATCCTTACTCATATTAGCTCTCGATATCAAAAGGATGATATGAAACAGCTATTGTTAGAAGCAAAGGAAGTCTTTCCTCAGACTTATATAGCTGAAGATTTAAAAACCTTTCAAATTTAAAAATTTTACTGGAGGATAGTAAAGATTGTAGCTGACTGAGATCCAATTGGTGGCGTTATTTCCATTTTTGATATAGAAAAAAAACTATTCCAGTTTTGGAATAGTTTTTTGTTCATTTTATTATGCAGCGCTTGGCTTGTTAGCTGAAGCGTTGTCTGGTTGAGATGCATTGATCATTAAGAAGATCGCTGTAAGAACGTGCATCACCCATCCAACGAAAGGAATCCAACCAACACAAGAAGTAACGATACCTAAAATACTTCCAGTTGTTTTTCCACCATCTTTTTTAGTCAAGATAAGTGTAATGATGTGCAACACTAACATAACAAATAAAGGAATCCATAAAAGTCCGATAATGATAGAAGCACCTAAAACTGGAATTGCTAGAATCGCTTCAAGTCCGCCTGTAACCCACTTCAAAATTCTTGAAGGTGACATGTGAAAACCCCCTTTTAAATAAGTAAATAATCTTATAAAAACTAACCTTTTACATTGTAGCACTAATTACCTAATTTGTCTCCACTAAATTTAGCTTTGCTAAAGATTCTCTCATTTTAATAATAATTACCTATATAACCCGTTAATTCCTTAAGAAAATTAGGTTCAATTTTCTACAAATGTAAGGCTAACTTTTTCACAAGATGATATGATCATATTCCAAATAGAAGTTCGATAGAAGTGTCTTTTTTGTTTATTGGAAATCATCTGAATGAATTTCATCATTTTCGTCCCTTACAGGCCAAGGGTCTCAAAACATGAAAAAAGGAGTACCTACATGAATGTCGAATTTAGTATTCAGTAGCAAGTATAATTACCCGGTTTTGTACAAAGTATTGTTGATTGAAACGAAGGGTACGAGACGCCTGCGGGAAAAGCAAGAGCGGAAGATCCATCGGGGTGGGGTTCCCCCGATTAGCTGAAGCCTTGCCCGAGGCAAGCGAGTGTCCTGAAGTGAAAATCAACAACAAAGTTAAGGTAACAATAAAATTTATTAATGAGAATATACTTTTGATAGTATGATGTTTTATAAAAGTGAATGATGAAATTGATTTATCTAAATTATTAATAAAAAAATTCTATTTTTCTCGATTTCATTGTCCTTTTTCCCATTTGGCTATTTCTTCTCGTACAATAGGCGCAACCTCTGTTCCTAATAATTTGATTGCATTCATGACATCTTCATGCGGCATTGATCCTACCGGAACGTGTAGCATAAATCTTGTAATTCCAACATTTTTTCGCAAATGAATAATTTTTTCGGCTACTGTTTTAGGATCGCCAACATAAAGTGCTCCTTCAAAGCTACGGGCAGCATCATATGTAGCACGCCCATAATGGCTCCACCCACGCTCTCTACCGATGACATTCATGACATATTGGGTTGGTGCAAAGAACTTATCTGCAGCAGTTTCTGTATTTTCTGCAATAAATCCGTGAGAGTGAGATGCTACGGGTAAGGTATCTGGGTCATAACCAGCTTCAGCTGCAGCTCTTTTATACAACTCGACTAACGGTGCAAACTGCATGGGACTTCCACCTATTATAGCTAAAACAAGTGGTAACCCAAGTCGCCCAGCACGAATAACCGATTCAGGGTTCCCACCACTTCCTATCCATACAGGTAGTGGGTTTTGAATTGGGCGAGGATATACACCGAGATGATCAATTGCTGGACGGTGTTTCCCTTTCCAAGTGACCTTTTCCGAATCCCTTATCTTTAAAAGGAGCTCCAGCTTCTCGTCAAAAAGCTCATTATAGTCATGAAGGTCGTAGCCAAATAACGGAAATGATTCGATAAACGAACCCCTCCCTGCCATAATTTCTGCTCTTCCATTAGATATTCCGTCGACAGTTGCAAAGTCTTGAAATACCCTGACCGGATCAGCGGAAGAAAGTACTGTTACAGCACTTGTTAAGCGAATATTTTTAGTTTGTGATGCTGCTGCTGCCAAAATGACTGCTGGTGAAGATGCGGCAAAATCCTCTCGGTGATGTTCTCCGACACCAAATACATCTAACCCTACTTCATCAGCTAGCTTTATTTCCTCAATTACATTTCGTAAACGCTTTGCATGACTAATCACTTCACCTGTCACAGTATCAGGTGTCGTTTCTACAAACGTACTAATCCCGATTTCCATTCAACACTCCCCCTAACGAAAGTTAAGATACTATATTTTAGTATGTATCTATTGTGCTGCTTTTCCTTTTTATTTTCAAGTTGTTTGTTTGGAAATATTCTTTATATCATTGCAGATTATTTTATTATTTTTTTACACAAATCGACTACATGAAGCATATTTCTTGAACAGTGAGAAAAACATAATTACAATTGAGAATGTTCAGTAGTAATCAATGTTTTAATTTTTGAACGTTACTTCTTTGCGCGTTCTTAAAACGAATAACTACCATTTTATTCTTTCTCGCTTTTTCTTTACATAGTGTGTAAAGTTTTTGAACGAATAAAAAAATACACCGATACTACTTGACAAAACATTCAATTCTATATAATAATAAGTATCGAATTAGAATTATTATCGATAAAGAATTTTTTACAGCAATTTTGGGAATGCTAATAAAAGTTCTTAAAACTACAATATTTTTAGGAGGATTTTATCTATGTCTTTAATCGGAAAAGAAGTACTACCATTCGCAGCAACAGCTTTTAAAAACGGTGAATTTATCGATGTAACGGAGGAAAGCTTCAAAGGTCAGTGGAGCGTATTATGCTTTTACCCAGCAGACTTCAC is a window from the Evansella cellulosilytica DSM 2522 genome containing:
- the rnz gene encoding ribonuclease Z, whose translation is MKVTFLGTGAGIPAKERNVSSIALHLHNDSLFWLFDCGEATQHQILHTPIKLRKINSIFISHLHGDHIFGLPGLLGSRSFQGAETPLTVYGPVGIQHFIETSLKVSTTYLKYPIHFKELENDGVIYEDNEYIVTTQLLEHGIDSYGFRVDQKEQAGSLLMDKVVAAGIPPGPILKDLKVGRSVTLQDGRVFHGEDFIGPPKKGKSVAVLGDTRFSSRSIALCKGVHTLVHEATFAHKDEQIAHEYFHATTEEAAKVAKLSRVEQLILTHISSRYQKDDMKQLLLEAKEVFPQTYIAEDLKTFQI
- a CDS encoding membrane protein, which codes for MSPSRILKWVTGGLEAILAIPVLGASIIIGLLWIPLFVMLVLHIITLILTKKDGGKTTGSILGIVTSCVGWIPFVGWVMHVLTAIFLMINASQPDNASANKPSAA
- a CDS encoding LLM class flavin-dependent oxidoreductase: MEIGISTFVETTPDTVTGEVISHAKRLRNVIEEIKLADEVGLDVFGVGEHHREDFAASSPAVILAAAASQTKNIRLTSAVTVLSSADPVRVFQDFATVDGISNGRAEIMAGRGSFIESFPLFGYDLHDYNELFDEKLELLLKIRDSEKVTWKGKHRPAIDHLGVYPRPIQNPLPVWIGSGGNPESVIRAGRLGLPLVLAIIGGSPMQFAPLVELYKRAAAEAGYDPDTLPVASHSHGFIAENTETAADKFFAPTQYVMNVIGRERGWSHYGRATYDAARSFEGALYVGDPKTVAEKIIHLRKNVGITRFMLHVPVGSMPHEDVMNAIKLLGTEVAPIVREEIAKWEKGQ